The Streptococcus oralis Uo5 genome includes a window with the following:
- a CDS encoding DnaD domain-containing protein, which translates to MTYFDAFKSGNLVLPSALLLHFKELFPSSEDFLVWQFFYLQNTTALGDVSPSQIAEIIGKEVADVNQSISNLTENGLLQYRTIELNGEIELIFDASLAFERLDSLLDSQTPATTAPNPQNQLKDLVETFQQELGRLLTPFEIEDLSKTVKEDGVKADLIKEALREAVLNGKPNWKYIQAILRNWRHEGIQSVTQVEAKRAEREANNPKQVQASADFLDAMNLWQD; encoded by the coding sequence TTTTAAGGAACTCTTTCCTTCCAGCGAAGATTTTCTCGTCTGGCAATTTTTCTATTTACAAAATACCACAGCCCTAGGAGATGTTTCGCCTAGTCAGATTGCTGAAATCATTGGGAAAGAAGTAGCAGATGTCAACCAATCCATTTCGAATTTGACAGAAAATGGGTTACTACAATATCGTACCATTGAACTAAATGGGGAAATTGAGCTCATTTTTGATGCTAGTTTGGCTTTTGAACGCTTGGATAGCTTGCTAGACAGCCAAACTCCAGCTACAACAGCCCCCAACCCGCAAAATCAATTGAAGGATCTGGTTGAAACGTTTCAGCAGGAATTGGGACGCTTGTTAACGCCATTTGAAATCGAAGATCTTTCTAAGACAGTCAAAGAAGACGGAGTTAAGGCGGATTTGATTAAGGAAGCTCTCCGAGAGGCCGTCCTCAATGGCAAGCCAAACTGGAAATATATTCAGGCAATCCTACGAAACTGGCGCCATGAAGGCATTCAGTCTGTGACTCAGGTAGAGGCCAAACGAGCAGAGCGAGAAGCGAATAATCCCAAACAAGTTCAGGCTTCGGCTGATTTTCTCGATGCCATGAATTTGTGGCAAGATTAG